In Dromiciops gliroides isolate mDroGli1 chromosome 5, mDroGli1.pri, whole genome shotgun sequence, the following are encoded in one genomic region:
- the LOC122729081 gene encoding LOW QUALITY PROTEIN: olfactory receptor 1361-like (The sequence of the model RefSeq protein was modified relative to this genomic sequence to represent the inferred CDS: inserted 2 bases in 1 codon) → MDRVNWTSASEFLLLGLSEKPIHQSLLFGLFLCIYLVTVXLLIVLAITSNTRLHTPMYFFLTNLSLTDIASISTTVPKMLENIWTENQTISYIECLSQLYFSIVFVTVDNFLLVTMAYDRYVAICRPLYYATAMSPGLCVLLATMSWGLTNLVALVHILLLAQLQFCRGNTVPHFFCDMPLLLQLACSDTHLNQLLILVLGGSAILLPFVLILVSYVHIIKVPVANSRWKAFSTCGSHLTVVTLFYGTTIGVYFLPPSTHFVGGDKAAAVMFTVVTPMLNPFIYSLRNQDIKQSLGKLRFHRRLFSLDRKCFELGNCKLGSVAIIRGQLL, encoded by the exons TGGACAGAGTAAATTGGACCAGTGCTTCTGAATTCCTCCTCCTGGGGCTCTCCGAGAAGCCCATTCACCAGTCATTGCTCTTCGGTCTATTTCTGTGCATATACCTGGTCACAGT ACTGCTGATTGTCCTGGCTATCACCTCCAATACACGCCTCCACACTCCCATGTATTTCTTCCTTACCAACCTCTCTTTGACTGATATAGCCTCCATCTCTACCACGGTTCCCAAGATGCTAGAAAATATCTGGACTGAGAATCAGACCATCTCCTACATTGAGTGCTTGAGCCAGCTTTATTTCTCCATTGTCTTTGTCACGGTGGATAACTTCCTCTTGGTTACCATGGCCTATGACCGTTACGTGGCCATCTGCCGGCCTCTCTACTATGCCACTGCCATGAGCCCAGGTCTTTGTGTTCTTCTGGCCACCATGTCTTGGGGCCTCACTAACTTGGTTGCTTTGGTCCACATTCTGTTGCTGGCCCAGCTGCAGTTCTGTAGGGGCAACACTGTCCCCCACTTCTTCTGTGACATGCCCCTGCTGCTACAGCTGGCCTGCTCTGACACTCACCTCAACCAGCTCTTGATCTTGGTTTTGGGAGGCTCTGCCATCCTTCTCCCATTCGTACTCATCCTGGTGTCCTACGTTCACATCATCAAGGTCCCAGTGGCCAACAGCCGATGGAAGGCTTTTTCCACCTGTGGCTCCCATCTGACTGTAGTCACTCTGTTCTATGGCACCACCATTGGTGTTTACTTCCTTCCACCATCAACACACTTTGTGGGGGGAGACAAAGCAGCTGCTGTGATGTTCACTGTGGTAACTCCCATGCTGAACCCTTTCATTTACAGCCTTAGGAACCAGGACATAAAGCAGtctttggggaaactgaggttccacaGGAGGCTGTTTTCCTTGGACAGGAAAT